In the Oryza glaberrima chromosome 6, OglaRS2, whole genome shotgun sequence genome, one interval contains:
- the LOC127776501 gene encoding uncharacterized protein LOC127776501, with protein MARGGGGGGADADLYAVLGLSRECTDADLRLAYRKLAMIWHPDRCSVAGGSASAAGVDEAKKRFQEIQGAYSVLSDSNKRFLYDVGVYDGNDGDDDDDEADLSGMGDFLGEMAQMMSQATPAESFEELQQLFVDMFQDDIDAGLCQSTPPPPSWPSPPAAANARSPAAAATSRKGVNKRCSPAAMDMDSGLSGLLGISGFCFEAPWTSQDASTAAGGGGGKRRKQRPLPASHNV; from the exons atggcccgcggcggcggcggcggcggcgcggacgccgaCCTGTACGCCGTCCTCGGCCTCAGCAGGGAGTGCACCGACGCCGACCTCAGGCTCGCCTACCGCAAGCTCGCCATG ATATGGCATCCGGACAGGTGctcggtggccggcggcagcgcgagCGCGGCGGGCGTCGACGAGGCCAAGAAGCGATTCCAGGAGATCCAGGGCGCCTACTCCg TGCTCTCCGACTCCAACAAGCGCTTCCTCTACGACGTCGGCGTCTACGacggcaacgacggcgacgacgacgacgacgaagcagac CTGTCGGGGATGGGCGATTTCCTCGGCGAGATGGCGCAGATGATGAGCCAGGCGACGCCTGCG GAGAGCTTCGAGGAGTTGCAGCAGCTGTTCGTGGACATGTTCCAGGACGACATCGACGCCGGCCTCTGCcagtcgacgccgccgccgccgtcatggcCGTCGCCTCCGGCGGCCGCCAATGcacgatcgccggcggcggcggcgacttcacGCAAGGGCGTGAACAAGcggtgctcaccggcggcgatggACATGGACTCCGGTTTGAGCGGCCTGCTGGGCATTTCGGGCTTCTGTTTCGAG GCGCCATGGACGTCGCAGGACGCGAGCAcagccgccggcggtggcggcggcaagagGAGAAAGCAGAGGCCGCTTCCGGCGAGCCACAACGTGTAG
- the LOC127776500 gene encoding nucleolar GTP-binding protein 1-like: MVQYNFKRITVVPPGKDFIDIILSRTQRQTPTVVHKGYSISRIRQFYMRKVKYTQSNFYEKLSTVIDDFPRLDDIHPFYGDLLHVLYNKDHYKLALGQINTARNIIAKIAKDYLRLLKYGDSLYRCKCLKVAALGRMCTVIKRISPSLAYLEQIRQHMARLPSIDPNTRTLLICGYPNVGKSSFMNKITRADVDVQPYAFTTKSLFVGHADYKYLRYQVIDTPGILDRPFEDRNIIEMCSITALAHLRAAVLFFLDISGSCGYSIAQQAALFHSIKSLFMNKPLVIVCNKTDLQPLENLSEEDMKLVMEMKAEAMKTLGHGGEANEEGVLLTMSTLTEEGVMAVKNAACERLLDQRVEIKMKSKKINDCLNRFHVAMPKPRDNKERPACIPQAVLDARASAAAAKEKKKLERKLEKDLENENGGAGVYSASLKKHYLLADDEWKEDILPEILDGHNVADFLDPDILQRCEELEREEGLRLEEEAAQEAFQIDGHELTEEQREILGQIRKKKALLIQEHRMKKRTAESRPIVPRKFDKDRTFTTNRMGRQLSSMGFDPSAAMDRARSRSRGRKRERSLSRAASDGDDMDIDGQQSSKKLRALSRSRSRSKSRPPEEVVPGEGFKDSAQKKKAIKKAKDSVRNRNKEARRGEADRVIPTLKPKHLFSGKRSIGKTSRR, from the coding sequence ATGGTGCAGTACAATTTCAAACGAATCACTGTTGTCCCTCCTGGGAAGGACTTCATTGACATCATCTTGTCCCGCACCCAGAGGCAAACACCAACTGTTGTCCACAAGGGATATTCTATCTCCCGCATTCGCCAGTTTTATATGCGAAAGGTTAAGTATACACAGTCAAACTTCTATGAGAAGCTGTCCACTGTTATCGATGACTTCCCAAGGCTGGATGACATCCATCCTTTCTATGGTGATCTCCTACATGTTCTGTACAACAAAGATCATTACAAACTTGCCTTGGGCCAAATCAACACTGCCAGAAATATCATTGCAAAGATAGCTAAGGACTATTTGAGGCTGCTCAAGTATGGAGACTCACTGTACCGGTGCAAGTGCCTGAAGGTGGCTGCCCTAGGTCGCATGTGTACTGTCATTAAGCGGATCAGTCCTAGTTTGGCATACCTGGAGCAGATCAGGCAGCACATGGCGAGGCTTCCATCTATAGACCCAAACACCAGGACTTTATTGATTTGTGGCTATCCAAATGTTGGGAAGAGCTCTTTCATGAACAAGATCACAAGAGCAGATGTGGATGTCCAGCCTTATGCTTTCACAACTAAGTCTCTGTTTGTTGGTCATGCTGATTACAAGTATTTGCGCTACCAAGTGATTGACACTCCAGGGATCCTTGATCGGCCTTTTGAGGACAGGAACATCATAGAAATGTGCAGCATCACTGCTCTTGCCCACTTGAGGGCTGCTGTGCTATTCTTCCTGGACATCTCTGGTTCTTGTGGGTACAGTATTGCTCAGCAAGCTGCACTTTTCCACAGTATTAAGTCTTTGTTCATGAACAAGCCTCTAGTCATTGTGTGCAACAAGACGGACTTGCAGCCTCTTGAAAATCTGTCTGAGGAGGACATGAAGCTGGTAATGGAGATGAAAGCGGAGGCTATGAAGACTCTAGGTCATGGTGGAGAAGCTAATGAAGAGGGTGTTTTGTTGACTATGAGTACTTTGACTGAAGAGGGTGTGATGGCTGTGAAAAATGCTGCATGTGAGAGGCTTCTTGATCAAAGGGTGGAGATCAAGATGAAATCAAAGAAGATCAATGACTGCCTAAATAGGTTTCATGTTGCTATGCCAAAGCCTCGTGATAACAAGGAGAGGCCTGCTTGCATCCCTCAGGCTGTTCTGGATGCTCGAGcaagtgctgctgctgcaaaggaaaagaagaagctGGAAAGGAAACTGGAGAAGGACCTCGAGAATGAGAATGGAGGTGCTGGGGTCTATTCTGCTAGTCTCAAGAAGCATTACTTATTGGCTGACGATGAATGGAAGGAAGATATTCTGCCTGAGATATTGGATGGGCATAATGTTGCCGATTTTCTGGATCCAGATATACTGCAGAGGTGTGAAGagttggagagagaggagggtctTCGCCTCGAAGAGGAAGCTGCACAGGAAGCTTTCCAGATTGATGGCCATGAACTAACTGAAGAGCAGCGTGAAATCTTGGGTCAGATTAGAAAGAAGAAGGCATTGCTCATCCAAGAGCATAGAATGAAGAAGAGGACTGCAGAAAGCCGTCCTATTGTTCCTAGAAAGTTTGACAAAGACAGGACATTCACAACTAATAGAATGGGTCGTCAACTTTCATCCATGGGTTTTGATCCTAGTGCAGCTATGGACCGAGCCCGCAGCCGTTCTAGAGGTCGCAAGCGTGAGAGGTCACTTAGCAGAGCTGCTAGTGATGGTGATGATATGGATATAGATGGCCAGCAATCCAGCAAGAAATTGCGCGCGTTGTCGAGGTCCAGGTCTAGGTCAAAATCAAGACCACCTGAGGAGGTTGTTCCAGGAGAAGGATTCAAGGACTCTGCTCAGAAGAAGAAGGCGATTAAGAAAGCTAAGGATTCTGTGAGGAACAGGAACAAGGAGGCTCGTCGCGGTGAGGCGGATCGTGTCATTCCAACTTTGAAACCAAAGCATCTATTCTCTGGAAAACGTTCTATTGGCAAGACAAGCAGGCGATAA